Proteins encoded together in one Methanobrevibacter sp. window:
- the yciH gene encoding stress response translation initiation inhibitor YciH, whose translation MSKICDVCGLPEELCVCEEIAREVQTLKVFTVRRRFGKLMTIIEGIDEHDIDIKELTKTLKAKCACGGTAKNGQIELQGDHKVRVKEVLSELGFSSDTIEIRESKKNNKKRR comes from the coding sequence ATGTCAAAAATCTGTGATGTATGTGGGCTTCCTGAAGAACTTTGTGTTTGTGAAGAAATTGCACGTGAAGTTCAAACTCTAAAAGTTTTTACAGTTAGAAGAAGATTCGGAAAACTCATGACTATTATCGAAGGTATAGATGAACACGATATCGATATCAAAGAACTCACAAAAACTCTTAAAGCAAAATGTGCTTGCGGAGGAACTGCTAAAAACGGACAAATAGAACTTCAAGGTGACCATAAAGTAAGGGTCAAAGAAGTTTTGTCCGAATTGGGTTTTTCATCTGATACTATCGAAATTCGTGAATCCAAGAAGAACAATAAAAAAAGGAGATAA
- a CDS encoding putative RNA uridine N3 methyltransferase, with protein MYKDELSIFIPNSFLSESKDLKIRTYKVGILGRALAIFQADNVIIYNDNHDKNEDGELDGDFIAEVLEYMNTPQYLRKKAFPIMPELKHVGILPPLRTPHHPVNDQPDVGDYRQGFTVKRNKKGTYVDIGMDKLAFCKEQLTVKRIFDFKITKIAKKEVIVTPDKPDDVYWGYNVMSSNKSLKNSLKLIKPDLVVETTRYGDYIDSIFDELKHKVDECKSIAILFGGPYSSIEEDVSNANWDLFKVNTIPNQGTETVRTEEAVVATLSLFNFMRF; from the coding sequence ATGTATAAAGATGAGCTATCTATATTTATTCCGAATTCGTTTCTTTCTGAGTCTAAAGACCTTAAAATTCGTACTTATAAAGTTGGGATTTTAGGAAGAGCTTTAGCTATTTTTCAAGCAGATAACGTGATTATTTATAATGATAATCATGACAAAAATGAAGATGGAGAACTTGATGGAGATTTTATTGCTGAAGTTTTGGAATATATGAACACTCCTCAATATTTGAGGAAGAAAGCATTTCCTATAATGCCGGAATTAAAGCACGTTGGAATTCTTCCACCACTTAGGACTCCTCATCATCCTGTCAATGATCAACCTGACGTCGGTGATTATAGGCAAGGATTCACTGTTAAAAGAAATAAGAAAGGGACTTATGTTGATATAGGTATGGATAAACTTGCATTCTGTAAAGAGCAACTTACTGTTAAAAGAATTTTTGACTTTAAGATAACTAAGATTGCTAAGAAAGAAGTAATAGTCACACCTGATAAACCAGATGACGTTTACTGGGGATATAATGTAATGTCCTCTAATAAGAGTCTTAAAAATAGCTTAAAATTAATTAAACCTGATCTTGTTGTTGAAACTACAAGATATGGAGATTATATTGATTCTATTTTTGATGAATTAAAACATAAAGTAGATGAATGTAAAAGTATTGCTATTTTATTTGGTGGCCCTTATTCTTCAATCGAAGAAGATGTTTCTAATGCGAATTGGGATTTATTTAAAGTAAATACAATTCCAAATCAAGGAACTGAAACTGTTAGGACTGAAGAGGCAGTTGTCGCTACACTTTCTTTATTTAACTTTATGAGATTTTAA
- the rnp1 gene encoding ribonuclease P protein component 1, with protein MITSNNLVHHEFIGLNVHATNVKNKSLNLNGTIIDETKNTIKIEDENNCEKIIPKRGSMFLFELPNGEKVEINGDILSIRPEDRIKKRFKKI; from the coding sequence ATGATTACTTCAAATAATTTAGTTCATCATGAATTCATTGGTTTGAATGTTCATGCTACTAATGTGAAGAATAAGTCTCTTAATTTGAACGGAACTATCATTGATGAGACAAAAAATACCATTAAAATAGAAGATGAGAATAATTGCGAAAAAATTATTCCAAAGAGAGGTTCAATGTTTTTGTTTGAACTTCCAAACGGGGAAAAAGTTGAAATTAATGGGGATATTTTGTCTATTCGTCCTGAAGATAGAATAAAAAAAAGATTTAAAAAAATTTAA
- the rpl3p gene encoding 50S ribosomal protein L3: protein MVRHHQPRKGSVAFSPRKRAAKETPRVKSWPQIDEPKLLGLAGYKVGMTHALVTDNDKNSPTNGMDVFTPVTVLEVPPVVVMGIRAYEKTSRGLKVITEVLADNLDQELSRKISLPKEYNKSEAIARIQGALENTEEIRVLVHTNPKVTSVPKKKPDIFECGIGGANPEEKLNTALELLGNEVKASEIFNEGEFVDAIATTKGKGFQGVVKRWGIRIQYGKAVRAGKGRHVGSIGPWTPRRTMWTVAQAGQMGYHKRTEFNKRILKIASADEVDQINPDGGFVKYGVVKNDYVLVKGSLPGPSKRLVILRQPIRPNNKAEDIPQINYISTKSKQGV, encoded by the coding sequence ATGGTAAGACATCACCAGCCAAGAAAAGGGTCTGTTGCTTTTAGTCCAAGGAAAAGAGCAGCTAAAGAAACCCCTAGAGTAAAATCTTGGCCTCAAATTGATGAACCAAAATTACTCGGCCTCGCAGGTTACAAAGTCGGTATGACTCATGCTTTAGTCACCGATAATGATAAAAACTCTCCAACTAATGGTATGGATGTTTTCACTCCAGTTACCGTATTGGAAGTGCCTCCGGTCGTAGTGATGGGAATTAGAGCTTATGAAAAAACTTCTCGTGGTTTGAAAGTAATCACCGAAGTACTTGCAGACAATTTAGATCAAGAACTCTCAAGGAAGATTTCCCTTCCTAAAGAATACAATAAATCTGAAGCTATTGCAAGAATACAAGGTGCATTAGAAAACACAGAAGAAATTAGGGTTTTAGTACACACCAATCCAAAAGTAACTAGCGTACCTAAGAAAAAACCTGACATATTTGAATGTGGAATTGGAGGAGCAAATCCTGAAGAGAAATTGAATACCGCATTAGAATTATTAGGTAATGAAGTAAAAGCTAGTGAAATCTTCAATGAAGGAGAATTTGTTGATGCTATTGCAACTACAAAAGGAAAAGGATTCCAAGGTGTAGTTAAAAGATGGGGAATTAGAATTCAATATGGTAAAGCTGTTAGAGCAGGTAAAGGTAGACACGTAGGTTCTATTGGACCTTGGACACCAAGAAGAACCATGTGGACTGTTGCACAAGCAGGTCAAATGGGTTACCATAAAAGAACTGAATTCAACAAAAGAATTCTAAAAATTGCATCAGCTGATGAAGTTGATCAAATCAACCCAGATGGTGGATTTGTAAAATATGGTGTTGTTAAAAACGATTATGTCTTAGTGAAAGGTTCTCTTCCAGGTCCTTCTAAAAGATTAGTAATTTTAAGACAACCTATCAGACCTAATAATAAAGCTGAGGATATACCTCAAATTAATTACATAAGTACAAAATCTAAACAAGGGGTATAA
- a CDS encoding 30S ribosomal protein S17 — protein sequence MVGLNVQEPETTCDDPNCPFHGTLPVRGQVLEGVVVSNKAERTITVERSYYKFIKKYERYEKRKSKINVHKPDCLNVNVGDSVKVAECRPLSKTKHFVLVEVKGE from the coding sequence ATGGTTGGGCTTAATGTTCAAGAACCTGAAACTACATGTGATGATCCTAACTGCCCTTTCCATGGAACTTTACCTGTAAGGGGTCAAGTTCTTGAAGGTGTTGTTGTAAGTAACAAGGCAGAAAGGACTATTACTGTTGAACGTAGTTACTATAAATTCATTAAAAAATATGAAAGATATGAAAAGAGAAAATCTAAAATCAATGTTCACAAGCCAGATTGTTTAAATGTGAATGTTGGTGATTCTGTAAAAGTTGCAGAATGCAGACCATTAAGTAAAACTAAACATTTTGTTTTAGTAGAAGTTAAAGGAGAGTAA
- the rpsS gene encoding 30S ribosomal protein S19, with translation MARKVFKYKGYTLEELQAMSLEEVMELFPARQRRSLKRGFLPRQQIVLDKMRKLNKEGTKDGRPVVIRTHCRDMIVIPEMVGTTFGIYDGQNFVEVTIAPEMIGHYFGEYAPTRKKVQHGDPGMGATRSSMFVPLK, from the coding sequence TTGGCAAGAAAAGTATTTAAATATAAAGGTTATACTCTTGAAGAATTACAAGCAATGTCTTTAGAGGAAGTAATGGAATTATTCCCTGCAAGACAAAGAAGATCTTTAAAGAGAGGATTCTTACCAAGACAACAAATTGTTTTGGATAAAATGAGAAAATTGAATAAAGAAGGAACTAAAGATGGTCGTCCTGTTGTAATTAGGACCCATTGTAGAGACATGATTGTTATACCTGAAATGGTTGGAACCACTTTCGGTATTTATGATGGTCAAAACTTTGTTGAAGTAACTATTGCACCAGAAATGATTGGTCATTACTTTGGTGAATATGCACCAACTAGGAAAAAAGTTCAACACGGAGACCCAGGTATGGGTGCTACAAGATCATCCATGTTTGTACCACTTAAATAA
- a CDS encoding 50S ribosomal protein L2 — MGKRLIHQRRGRGTPAHRVASHRFKDKIRYRSYDALEKEGSIKGKVIDIVHDPARTAPIAEVKFENGEKKFILAPESIQIDDEIECGISAPIKFGNTLPLAEIPEGTPIYDIENTPGDGGRFVRSSGTYANVVTHDANQTVVELPSGELKYLNPNCRASIGVVAGGGRKDKPFLKAGKKWHAYKAKGKKFMTVRGVAMNAVDHPHGGGNRQHPGRPTTVSRHAPPGRKVGSIAAKRTGLKR, encoded by the coding sequence ATGGGAAAACGATTAATTCATCAAAGAAGAGGTAGAGGAACTCCTGCACACCGTGTTGCTTCTCATCGTTTTAAAGATAAAATTAGATACAGATCTTACGATGCATTAGAAAAAGAAGGTAGTATTAAAGGTAAAGTCATTGACATTGTACATGACCCAGCAAGAACCGCTCCTATTGCAGAAGTAAAATTCGAAAATGGTGAAAAGAAATTTATCTTAGCACCTGAAAGCATTCAAATTGATGATGAAATTGAATGTGGTATTTCTGCACCTATCAAATTCGGTAACACATTACCGCTTGCTGAAATTCCTGAAGGTACTCCAATCTATGATATTGAAAACACTCCTGGAGATGGAGGTCGTTTTGTAAGATCTTCTGGAACTTATGCTAATGTTGTTACTCATGATGCTAACCAAACTGTTGTTGAATTACCATCAGGGGAATTAAAATACTTAAATCCTAACTGCCGTGCTAGTATTGGTGTAGTAGCTGGTGGAGGAAGAAAAGATAAACCATTCCTTAAAGCTGGTAAAAAATGGCATGCTTATAAAGCTAAAGGTAAGAAATTCATGACTGTAAGAGGAGTAGCGATGAACGCTGTAGATCACCCTCACGGGGGAGGTAACAGACAACATCCTGGTCGTCCAACCACTGTTTCAAGACATGCACCACCAGGAAGAAAAGTTGGTTCAATTGCAGCTAAGAGAACAGGTTTAAAAAGATAG
- a CDS encoding biotin--[acetyl-CoA-carboxylase] ligase, producing MQDEIVKLLKKENKISDETINEIKNFDVNDFSNVVKELGKEDTEYIKQSEITEGLDTSYIGKELYIYKEVSSTNTVAKFLSRHGVENGTVIISEKQTKAKGRSGKSWESPLGGVWLSIILNPNVDHSRLPLITLSTGVAVAKTLERIGVDNPEIKWPNDIMINGKKVCGILTEAVAKFNTIENVIVGVGIDANLEVNDFPKELQDGTTTLKKELGREGNENLLIKIFLEEFEKIAKIFYEKDYELILKEWRKRSYTIGKIVEVREPFNTYYDAYVVGIGKEGALIVEKIDGSLEKVISGECIIKN from the coding sequence ATGCAAGATGAAATTGTTAAATTATTAAAAAAAGAAAATAAAATTTCAGATGAAACAATAAATGAAATAAAAAATTTTGATGTAAACGACTTTTCTAATGTTGTAAAGGAACTTGGAAAAGAAGATACTGAGTATATAAAACAATCTGAAATTACAGAAGGCTTGGACACATCTTATATTGGTAAGGAGTTATATATCTACAAGGAGGTTAGTTCAACTAACACCGTAGCCAAATTCTTATCAAGGCATGGCGTTGAAAATGGAACTGTCATTATCTCTGAAAAGCAAACAAAAGCAAAAGGCAGGTCTGGAAAATCATGGGAATCACCATTAGGTGGAGTATGGCTATCCATCATATTGAATCCTAATGTAGACCATTCCAGATTGCCATTAATTACACTATCTACAGGAGTGGCAGTTGCAAAAACACTGGAAAGAATCGGTGTTGATAACCCTGAAATCAAATGGCCTAACGACATAATGATAAACGGCAAAAAAGTTTGCGGAATTCTAACAGAAGCTGTCGCGAAATTCAATACCATCGAAAATGTCATCGTAGGTGTGGGAATTGATGCTAATCTGGAAGTGAATGATTTCCCTAAAGAATTACAGGATGGAACAACAACACTTAAAAAAGAACTCGGAAGGGAGGGCAATGAAAATCTCTTAATTAAAATATTCCTGGAAGAGTTCGAAAAGATTGCTAAGATTTTCTATGAAAAAGATTATGAGCTAATCCTAAAAGAATGGAGAAAACGTTCATATACCATTGGAAAAATTGTAGAAGTTAGAGAACCTTTCAACACATATTACGATGCTTATGTTGTAGGCATCGGTAAAGAAGGGGCTTTAATTGTAGAAAAAATTGATGGAAGCCTAGAAAAAGTTATTTCCGGAGAATGTATTATCAAAAACTAA
- the rpmC gene encoding 50S ribosomal protein L29 yields MAILRSKEIWDMEVDEIQDKLVELRTELSKNVSKSAAAGVVENPGKIRELKRTIARVLTILNEKQKEN; encoded by the coding sequence ATGGCGATTTTAAGAAGTAAAGAAATTTGGGACATGGAAGTTGATGAGATTCAAGATAAATTAGTTGAACTCAGAACTGAATTATCCAAAAATGTTTCTAAAAGTGCAGCTGCCGGGGTTGTTGAAAACCCTGGAAAAATTAGAGAATTAAAAAGAACAATTGCTCGTGTTCTTACAATATTGAATGAAAAACAGAAGGAGAATTAA
- a CDS encoding 50S ribosomal protein L23 — protein MDSYSIIIKPHVTEKTMNLIDLNNEITFVVNRKANKTQIKRAFEDLYGEKVAKVNTHISPRGEKVAYIKLVEEEMAEELAVRIGVF, from the coding sequence ATGGATTCATACTCAATTATTATTAAACCTCATGTTACTGAAAAAACCATGAATTTAATCGATTTGAATAATGAAATTACTTTTGTCGTTAATCGTAAAGCTAACAAAACTCAAATCAAAAGAGCTTTTGAAGACTTATATGGTGAAAAAGTAGCAAAAGTCAATACTCATATTTCTCCTCGTGGTGAAAAAGTAGCATACATTAAACTTGTCGAAGAAGAAATGGCAGAAGAACTCGCTGTCAGAATAGGAGTATTCTAA
- the rplX gene encoding 50S ribosomal protein L24 codes for MSKQPRKQRKALYNAPAHARGKYLSASLSEDLREKVGKRSLPVRTGDKVRVVRGDFKGHEGEVLTVDYGSYKVTIDEVTLSKPDGTATFLPVDPSNLVIIDADLKDDRRIKNKGDN; via the coding sequence ATGTCAAAACAACCAAGAAAACAAAGAAAAGCTCTTTATAATGCTCCTGCTCATGCACGTGGAAAATATCTAAGTGCTTCTTTAAGTGAAGATTTAAGAGAAAAAGTGGGCAAAAGATCTTTGCCTGTAAGAACAGGAGATAAAGTTAGAGTTGTCCGTGGAGATTTCAAAGGACATGAAGGAGAAGTTCTTACTGTTGATTATGGTTCTTACAAAGTAACCATTGATGAAGTTACTTTATCAAAACCTGATGGAACTGCTACATTTCTCCCAGTTGACCCATCTAACTTAGTGATTATTGATGCAGATTTAAAAGACGATAGAAGAATTAAAAATAAAGGAGACAATTAA
- a CDS encoding 50S ribosomal protein L14, with amino-acid sequence MKPLTSSVSKALPIGATLQCVDNTGAREIEIISVKGFKGVRRRLDVAGVGDLVVASVKKGTADMRREVVNAVVIRQKKEYRRADGLRVKFEDNAAVIITPEGILKGSEIRGPVAKEAADRWPSVGSAASILV; translated from the coding sequence ATGAAACCATTAACCTCAAGTGTATCTAAAGCATTACCAATTGGAGCAACCCTCCAATGTGTAGACAATACCGGTGCACGTGAAATCGAAATTATTTCCGTAAAAGGATTTAAAGGTGTAAGAAGAAGACTCGACGTTGCTGGTGTTGGAGATTTAGTTGTTGCTTCTGTTAAAAAAGGAACTGCTGATATGAGAAGAGAAGTTGTAAACGCAGTTGTAATTAGACAAAAAAAGGAATATAGACGTGCTGATGGTCTTCGTGTTAAATTTGAAGATAATGCGGCTGTTATTATTACTCCTGAAGGAATTTTAAAAGGATCCGAAATTAGAGGTCCTGTTGCTAAAGAAGCAGCTGACAGATGGCCTAGTGTTGGTAGTGCAGCAAGTATTTTAGTATAG
- a CDS encoding 50S ribosomal protein L22 has protein sequence MANKYAYNNDVDEAKTARAMAKSLKISPKHSVEICRAIRGMEVGKAKAYLEDVIDMKKAVPFKRHNKKVGHRKGQEGWPSGRYPVKAAEQILKVLENAEANAEYKGLDTEKLFIEHISSHRGIVIPGYIPRAFGRMTPFNTPTTHIQIVLQEAN, from the coding sequence ATGGCTAACAAATATGCTTATAATAATGATGTAGATGAAGCAAAAACTGCACGTGCTATGGCAAAATCTCTTAAGATTTCTCCAAAACACAGTGTTGAGATTTGCAGAGCAATTAGAGGAATGGAAGTAGGAAAAGCTAAAGCTTACTTAGAAGATGTTATTGATATGAAAAAAGCTGTTCCTTTCAAAAGACACAACAAGAAAGTTGGTCACAGAAAAGGACAAGAAGGATGGCCTTCCGGAAGATATCCTGTTAAAGCTGCAGAACAAATTTTAAAAGTTTTAGAAAATGCTGAAGCTAATGCAGAATACAAAGGATTAGACACTGAAAAATTATTCATTGAACATATTTCAAGTCACAGAGGTATTGTTATTCCGGGTTACATCCCAAGGGCATTCGGTAGAATGACTCCGTTTAACACACCTACTACTCATATTCAAATTGTATTACAGGAGGCTAACTAA
- a CDS encoding METTL5 family protein, which translates to MKKITRKKHLEMRLQSVPPHPKPKVGLEQYATPSNIASDLIWNASSLGDIENKNILDLGCGSGIFTIGCGLMGANLSCGVDVDGDSIDLAKKTSDEFKLPNVKFCLNDINQFDNSFDVDTVIQNPPFGSQKNARHGEDLNFVTKAIGMDPKVLYSFHMASTEDFLINFYKDNGLDITHIFRYNFPIPKIYEFHSKEIQNVDVIVFRALLDF; encoded by the coding sequence ATGAAAAAAATTACAAGGAAAAAACATTTGGAAATGAGACTTCAATCTGTTCCGCCCCACCCTAAGCCGAAAGTGGGTCTTGAACAGTATGCCACACCTTCAAATATTGCATCCGATTTGATTTGGAATGCCTCATCATTAGGAGACATTGAAAATAAGAATATTTTGGATTTGGGTTGCGGTAGCGGGATTTTTACAATCGGTTGTGGATTGATGGGCGCTAATTTATCCTGCGGGGTGGATGTCGATGGGGATTCTATTGATTTGGCTAAAAAAACATCAGATGAATTTAAACTTCCCAATGTAAAATTCTGTTTAAATGACATAAATCAATTTGATAACTCTTTTGATGTGGATACAGTTATTCAAAATCCCCCTTTTGGATCTCAAAAAAATGCAAGGCATGGTGAAGACTTGAATTTTGTTACAAAAGCGATTGGAATGGACCCTAAGGTCTTGTATTCATTTCATATGGCATCAACAGAGGACTTCTTAATTAATTTTTACAAGGACAATGGTTTGGATATTACCCATATTTTCAGATACAATTTTCCAATTCCAAAAATATATGAGTTTCACTCTAAAGAAATTCAAAATGTTGATGTTATTGTGTTTAGGGCATTATTAGATTTTTAA
- a CDS encoding 30S ribosomal protein S3 — MIEKDFVTEGLRRTRIDEYLEKELERAGYGGMEVQITPLGTMVVVYAERPGMVIGRGGKNVRTITNTLKNEFGLDNPQIEVKEVEVPELNPKIMAYKIANMLQRGMHFRRVAYSTIRRIMGAGAQGVEVTISGKIRGSRSAVAKFVEGYIKKCGEPSIRLVEEGFATVQLKPGVLGIYVRIMPPETVLPDSVEILPPKVTIEEDGEIVEDEEIDVETEEIIEEEIIEEVEDLEELEEVVEEESTEEVEEDDS; from the coding sequence ATGATAGAAAAAGATTTTGTCACAGAGGGCCTTAGAAGAACCAGAATTGACGAATATTTAGAAAAAGAACTCGAAAGAGCTGGATACGGTGGTATGGAAGTTCAAATTACACCTTTAGGTACCATGGTCGTTGTTTATGCAGAAAGACCTGGTATGGTTATTGGTAGAGGTGGAAAAAACGTAAGAACTATTACCAACACTCTTAAAAACGAATTTGGTTTAGACAATCCTCAAATTGAAGTTAAAGAGGTTGAAGTTCCTGAACTTAATCCAAAAATCATGGCTTATAAAATAGCTAACATGTTACAAAGAGGTATGCATTTCAGAAGAGTTGCTTATTCCACTATTCGTAGAATTATGGGCGCTGGTGCTCAAGGTGTAGAAGTAACTATTTCTGGTAAAATCAGAGGTTCTAGATCTGCTGTAGCTAAATTCGTTGAAGGATACATTAAAAAATGTGGTGAACCTTCAATCAGATTAGTAGAAGAAGGATTTGCTACAGTTCAATTAAAACCTGGTGTTTTAGGTATCTATGTAAGAATTATGCCTCCAGAAACTGTATTGCCTGATTCAGTCGAAATCCTTCCTCCAAAAGTAACCATTGAAGAAGATGGTGAAATTGTAGAAGATGAAGAAATCGATGTTGAAACTGAAGAAATCATCGAAGAGGAAATCATCGAGGAAGTTGAAGATCTCGAAGAATTAGAAGAAGTTGTTGAAGAAGAATCTACTGAAGAAGTAGAAGAAGATGATAGTTAA
- a CDS encoding acetyl-CoA carboxylase biotin carboxylase subunit, with translation MFEKVLIANRGEIAIRVMRACRELDIESVAIYSDADKTSLYTKYADESYPLGNPSPAKSYLNIEKIIGIALESGADAIHPGYGFLAENSKFGEECEKNGIKLIGPSGKVINQMGDKITSKALMKKAGVPVIEGTPEGVTDIEEAKEIANQIGYPVIVKASAGGGGIGMRAVYEEDELVRAIESTQSVASTNFGDSTVFIEKYLEKPRHIEFQLLADEHGNVVHVADRECSIQRRHQKLLEEAPSPIMTEELRAEMGGSAVKAAEYIGYTSAGTVEFLYDDGNYYFLEMNTRIQVEHPITELITNTDLIKEQIKIAAGDELSYQQNDIQVSGHAIECRINAEDPLNDFAPNPGKITGYRSPGGPGIRLDSGVYMNYTIPTFYDSMISKLITYGRNRNDAINRMKRALREYIILGVKTTIPFHKAILRNPNFISGDLNTHFIDQHKKGIDAEMANVIEEDAEYVNKLKSTFMPGKKIAAISAAVGSYQNAIKSQQMQK, from the coding sequence ATGTTTGAAAAAGTATTGATTGCAAATAGAGGAGAAATCGCAATAAGAGTCATGCGAGCATGTCGTGAACTTGATATTGAAAGTGTGGCGATTTATTCCGATGCAGATAAAACTTCCCTATATACAAAATATGCTGATGAGAGTTATCCTTTAGGAAATCCATCTCCGGCAAAATCTTATTTGAATATAGAGAAGATAATAGGAATTGCACTCGAATCAGGAGCAGATGCTATACATCCAGGTTATGGATTTTTAGCTGAAAATTCAAAATTTGGAGAAGAATGTGAAAAAAATGGAATAAAACTTATTGGACCTTCTGGAAAAGTAATTAACCAAATGGGAGATAAAATCACTTCAAAAGCTCTCATGAAAAAAGCAGGAGTTCCAGTAATCGAAGGTACACCTGAAGGAGTGACTGATATCGAAGAAGCTAAGGAAATTGCAAACCAAATCGGATATCCTGTGATTGTAAAAGCTTCAGCAGGTGGTGGAGGAATAGGTATGCGTGCAGTTTATGAAGAGGATGAGCTCGTGCGCGCCATTGAATCTACACAATCCGTTGCATCAACCAACTTCGGGGATTCAACCGTTTTCATTGAAAAGTATCTTGAAAAACCACGTCACATTGAATTCCAGCTCTTAGCAGATGAACATGGAAATGTAGTCCATGTTGCAGATAGGGAATGTTCCATTCAAAGGAGACATCAAAAACTTCTTGAAGAGGCTCCTTCTCCAATCATGACTGAGGAACTAAGAGCGGAAATGGGTGGCAGTGCAGTTAAAGCCGCAGAATACATCGGATATACAAGTGCAGGTACTGTAGAGTTCCTATACGACGATGGTAATTACTATTTCCTTGAAATGAATACTCGTATCCAAGTTGAACACCCAATTACAGAACTCATAACCAATACTGATTTGATTAAAGAGCAGATTAAGATAGCTGCAGGTGACGAATTGAGCTATCAACAAAATGATATCCAAGTTTCAGGCCATGCAATCGAATGCCGTATTAATGCTGAAGACCCATTGAATGATTTTGCACCGAATCCTGGAAAAATTACTGGATATAGGTCACCTGGAGGTCCAGGTATACGTTTAGACAGTGGAGTCTATATGAACTATACAATTCCAACCTTCTATGACTCAATGATATCAAAACTGATTACTTACGGCAGAAATAGAAATGATGCAATAAATAGAATGAAAAGGGCATTAAGGGAATATATCATCTTAGGCGTGAAAACAACTATTCCATTCCACAAAGCAATCCTCAGAAATCCGAATTTCATTTCTGGAGATTTGAATACTCATTTTATTGACCAACACAAAAAAGGTATCGATGCTGAAATGGCAAATGTTATTGAAGAAGATGCGGAATACGTAAATAAACTAAAATCAACATTCATGCCAGGAAAGAAAATAGCCGCAATTTCCGCAGCTGTTGGATCATATCAGAATGCTATTAAAAGTCAACAGATGCAAAAATAA
- the rpl4p gene encoding 50S ribosomal protein L4, producing MKVNVYSINGEVKEEIELPAIFDEVYRPDLIKRAVLSAQSARVQPWGNDPMAGKRTSAKGWGSGRGTARVPRIKNGSKAAFVPMAIGGRQAHPTRAEKNHHEKINIKERRFAIRSAVAATTNKEIVENRGHIVDDLEQVPIIVEDEIEAVKTAKQSREIFENLGVYDDVIRAKEGKRIRAGRGKTRGRKYKKVKGPLVVVGEDKGISLGARNHAGVDVVVVENLNAELLAPGTHAGRLTVYTKSAVEKLGGLFQ from the coding sequence ATGAAGGTAAACGTTTATTCTATTAATGGGGAAGTAAAAGAAGAAATTGAACTTCCAGCTATTTTTGATGAAGTATATAGGCCAGATTTAATCAAAAGAGCTGTACTTTCAGCACAATCCGCTAGAGTACAACCATGGGGTAACGACCCGATGGCAGGTAAAAGAACTTCCGCTAAAGGATGGGGTTCAGGTAGAGGTACTGCAAGAGTACCTAGGATTAAAAATGGTTCTAAAGCAGCTTTCGTACCAATGGCTATTGGTGGTAGACAAGCACATCCTACTAGAGCTGAGAAAAATCATCATGAAAAAATCAACATAAAAGAAAGGAGATTCGCTATCAGGTCTGCTGTTGCAGCAACTACCAATAAGGAAATTGTTGAAAACAGAGGACACATAGTGGACGATTTAGAACAAGTTCCTATTATTGTTGAAGATGAAATCGAAGCTGTAAAAACTGCTAAACAATCTCGTGAAATATTTGAGAATTTAGGAGTTTATGATGATGTCATCCGTGCTAAAGAAGGAAAAAGAATCAGAGCTGGTAGAGGTAAAACTAGAGGAAGAAAATACAAAAAAGTAAAAGGACCTCTTGTTGTAGTTGGTGAGGATAAGGGTATTTCTTTAGGTGCAAGAAACCACGCTGGTGTAGATGTTGTGGTTGTTGAAAACTTAAATGCTGAATTATTAGCACCAGGTACTCATGCAGGAAGACTCACTGTTTACACTAAATCAGCTGTTGAAAAGTTAGGAGGTTTATTCCAATAA